In Gimesia chilikensis, the genomic window CAGAGTTATCCCACCTTGAAAAAGTAGCAATGATTGGTGAGGGCGATGGCCGGTTTCTCCTGGAATTCCTGAAGCAGACAAACTGTCCCCAAGTGCACTACATCGATTCCAGTCAAGTCATGCTGGATTTAGCTCAAGCTCGCATTAAAAAACAGTTTCCCGAGGCACGACCACGCGTTCGCTTTTATAAATGTGATCTCTCTAAAGAAAACATGCCCGAAGATAATTATAATCTGGTCGTAACGAACTTCTTTCTCGATGTCTTTAACGAACCGACACTCAGTCAGGGCATTACCAGAATCGCTGATTCCTGCTGCAATGATGCGATCTGGTTATATGCAGACTTTCAGGTAGCAGGT contains:
- a CDS encoding class I SAM-dependent methyltransferase, producing the protein MNFNRIAPCFERLEKLVFRNQMQLCRTVFLTELSHLEKVAMIGEGDGRFLLEFLKQTNCPQVHYIDSSQVMLDLAQARIKKQFPEARPRVRFYKCDLSKENMPEDNYNLVVTNFFLDVFNEPTLSQGITRIADSCCNDAIWLYADFQVAGSRLKQLRATLWLKTMYLFFKVVSNIQATALINPAPLLEAHGFRVIHQREFAHGLMRAEFRRRV